In Deinococcus sp. QL22, the following are encoded in one genomic region:
- a CDS encoding cytochrome P450 → MTATPDGAENGAEELIGAYWQGAHLQDPLFLEKMRAVNPVLLSPTHGLAVLTGHAEITAALRHPDVRTTKFEGGEGFSHTASYAVMSPMMLFHDGGSHTRLRSLAQRAFTPRVLEESRDFIASLTDDLLTEAAAASRNSDGVDKSGVDIVQAVAYPLPVTVIVRMLGLTGTDAERFRVWSESVADLLGGVNLPPERWAQIEADAQQMREYFRTLADDLRAEPQPGLLSALAAAEAEGGGGRLSSAELLANAVLLLVAGHETTSNLIAGSFHALAEYPEQRAWLAADPGGRAANATEELLRFLSPVRGSGRLATAPLTLGDVKLPAGIFLSLSYASGSRDPRVYADPHALDLSRANARTHLAFAGGPHYCLGATLARLESTTFLTRLMTRFPEYMVPEQAISHRPNFALQGLERLRVVF, encoded by the coding sequence ATGACTGCAACTCCTGACGGTGCAGAGAACGGTGCAGAGGAACTGATCGGCGCGTACTGGCAGGGCGCACACCTGCAAGACCCCCTGTTTTTAGAGAAAATGCGGGCCGTGAATCCGGTGCTGCTGTCGCCCACACACGGGCTGGCCGTGCTGACCGGACACGCCGAGATTACGGCGGCGCTGCGCCATCCCGATGTCCGTACCACCAAATTCGAGGGCGGCGAGGGCTTTAGCCATACCGCCAGTTACGCGGTCATGAGTCCCATGATGCTGTTCCATGACGGCGGCAGCCATACGCGCCTGCGTTCGCTGGCCCAGCGGGCTTTTACACCGCGTGTGCTGGAAGAAAGCCGGGACTTTATTGCCTCCCTGACCGACGATCTGTTGACCGAAGCTGCCGCTGCCAGCCGGAATTCGGATGGGGTAGACAAAAGTGGTGTAGATATCGTGCAGGCCGTCGCCTACCCCTTGCCCGTCACCGTCATCGTGAGGATGCTGGGCCTCACCGGAACCGACGCCGAACGCTTCCGGGTCTGGTCTGAAAGTGTGGCCGACTTGCTGGGCGGCGTGAACTTGCCCCCCGAACGCTGGGCGCAGATAGAAGCCGATGCCCAACAGATGCGCGAGTATTTCCGGACGCTGGCCGACGACTTGCGGGCCGAGCCGCAACCGGGCCTGCTGAGTGCGCTGGCCGCCGCCGAAGCCGAGGGAGGTGGGGGCCGCCTGAGCAGCGCCGAACTGCTGGCAAACGCCGTGCTGCTGCTGGTGGCAGGCCACGAAACCACCAGCAACCTGATCGCCGGAAGCTTTCACGCGCTGGCCGAATACCCGGAGCAGCGGGCGTGGTTGGCCGCCGATCCTGGGGGCCGCGCCGCCAACGCCACCGAGGAACTGTTGCGCTTCCTGTCGCCGGTGCGCGGCAGTGGCCGCCTCGCCACCGCGCCCCTCACGCTGGGCGACGTCAAGTTGCCCGCCGGAATCTTTCTGAGCCTCAGTTACGCCAGTGGCAGCCGCGATCCCCGGGTATATGCCGATCCACATGCGCTAGACCTGAGCCGGGCCAATGCCCGCACGCATCTGGCCTTTGCGGGCGGCCCGCATTACTGTCTCGGCGCAACGCTGGCGCGGCTGGAATCCACCACCTTCCTGACCCGTCTGATGACCCGTTTTCCTGAATATATGGTGCCGGAACAGGCCATTTCCCACCGGCCTAATTTTGCGCTGCAAGGGCTGGAGCGGCTGCGGGTAGTGTTCTAG
- a CDS encoding S8 family serine peptidase, whose protein sequence is MSHTRTLSLIVLSLTLAACGQQPTQSDLAAQSSLNAQATASAGGKKTYMVGFKSGQGVNAAAIGKVGGQLRRTFATIEAASASLTSAQAAKLAADSSVEYVEATVPRRAANYVVGDGDALGKPGGALGNLAVNWQPQGEFTYGDVALQVPALHAAGRTGTGIAVCVGDTGIDANHPEFAGKLAGYKNFMGDGRDSATLLNDVNHHGTHVSGTIFAQYGAGTGAPSQPSDMDPNGVGGVSPGVNLYVARVLGDDGTGSDEGVVAGVQWCVDQLSSQNKGGTEKRIVVSLSLGSSEGSKTEKRAFQAAYDAGALTVAAAGNDGNKLPHYPSDYPSVVKVGAVDNLGNLADFSNYNAQQELVAPGVAVLSSVPVGQGLAAKASAAGVPAYQSVDAVQGGAKQTVIGTAIVEAGGTGNQFCGTGGTAVNAQLAGKIALISRGGCTFGEKASNAVDNGAVAVILYNNVAGPLNSVTLGADMSIAVVGIPMADGLATLAAVQAASPSPVLGSVSIYAADYEYYNGTSMATPHVAGAAALVWSAKPNLSNAELRSLLNATATDLGANGRDNFFGYGLVNPTAAIAAAGKK, encoded by the coding sequence ATGTCGCATACCCGTACTCTTTCCTTGATTGTCCTGTCTCTTACTCTGGCAGCCTGTGGTCAGCAGCCGACGCAGAGCGACCTCGCGGCCCAGAGCAGCCTGAATGCTCAGGCCACGGCGAGCGCAGGGGGCAAGAAAACCTACATGGTCGGATTTAAATCCGGTCAGGGCGTCAACGCAGCAGCCATTGGGAAGGTCGGAGGGCAACTGCGCCGAACTTTTGCAACGATCGAGGCGGCTTCTGCCAGCCTGACCAGCGCCCAGGCGGCCAAGTTGGCAGCTGACTCCAGCGTGGAATATGTCGAGGCCACCGTACCGAGGCGAGCGGCCAACTACGTGGTCGGCGACGGCGATGCTTTGGGCAAACCCGGTGGCGCACTGGGCAATCTAGCCGTGAACTGGCAACCTCAGGGCGAGTTTACTTACGGCGACGTGGCACTCCAAGTCCCTGCCCTGCACGCTGCGGGCCGTACCGGCACAGGAATCGCGGTGTGTGTAGGCGACACGGGCATCGATGCCAATCACCCCGAATTTGCAGGCAAACTGGCCGGTTACAAGAACTTTATGGGCGATGGGCGTGACTCGGCGACCCTCCTCAATGATGTCAATCATCACGGCACCCACGTTTCGGGCACCATTTTCGCCCAGTACGGTGCAGGCACGGGCGCGCCGAGCCAACCCAGCGACATGGATCCCAATGGTGTGGGTGGCGTGTCTCCGGGCGTGAACCTGTATGTGGCCCGTGTGCTGGGCGACGACGGCACCGGCAGTGATGAAGGCGTGGTCGCGGGCGTGCAGTGGTGCGTAGACCAGCTGAGCAGCCAGAACAAAGGCGGCACCGAAAAGCGCATCGTGGTGAGCCTGTCCCTGGGTTCGAGCGAAGGCAGCAAGACCGAAAAACGGGCCTTCCAGGCTGCGTATGATGCCGGAGCATTGACTGTGGCCGCCGCCGGAAACGACGGCAACAAACTGCCCCACTACCCTTCCGACTACCCCAGCGTCGTGAAAGTCGGGGCCGTGGACAACCTCGGCAACCTCGCCGATTTTTCCAACTACAACGCTCAGCAGGAACTCGTGGCTCCGGGCGTTGCGGTTCTCTCTAGCGTTCCTGTGGGTCAGGGATTGGCCGCCAAAGCAAGCGCAGCAGGCGTGCCTGCCTACCAGAGTGTAGACGCAGTCCAGGGAGGCGCCAAACAGACGGTGATAGGAACGGCCATCGTGGAGGCAGGCGGCACGGGCAACCAATTCTGCGGAACAGGTGGCACGGCGGTCAACGCGCAACTGGCAGGCAAGATTGCCCTGATTTCGCGTGGCGGCTGTACCTTTGGCGAAAAAGCCTCCAATGCAGTGGACAACGGCGCTGTTGCCGTCATTCTGTACAACAACGTTGCTGGCCCTCTGAACAGCGTCACTCTGGGCGCCGATATGAGCATCGCGGTCGTGGGGATTCCCATGGCCGACGGTCTGGCTACCCTGGCCGCTGTGCAGGCCGCCTCTCCCTCGCCCGTTCTGGGCAGCGTATCGATCTATGCAGCCGATTACGAGTACTACAACGGCACCAGCATGGCGACGCCCCACGTGGCCGGTGCAGCCGCGCTGGTCTGGAGCGCCAAGCCCAACCTCAGCAACGCCGAACTCCGCAGCCTCCTGAACGCGACGGCCACCGACCTGGGAGCCAATGGCCGCGACAACTTCTTTGGTTACGGGTTGGTCAACCCCACCGCCGCCATTGCTGCAGCGGGCAAAAAGTAA
- a CDS encoding tyrosine-type recombinase/integrase, producing the protein MSNGEPVRAKRGQGEGSFTRLPSGRVRWRVMVTTEAGERRHFNGTARNMTEARQAVSEAKKFKDYGNLPPRDVLTVEQLLSEYIDTRERSGGLKQKTAFDYRYSLAHYVMPSLGPLKAQKVSAQRLKDFYTALGEGPRGERTRGKIHALLRAAYRWGMREGLIDADPTLRGRPERMTTRGPARPQALTPEEAVKFYEAARADRWGWPLAFMLATGTRPGETLALRWPAVSFQLDGSAVVKIEQTRGTMGGTVYEDTPKTASGLRAVKVTGSAAQVLRDSQAQQVRESQARLRHNGREYTVTPYVFTSRAGTPWHPDNLRRPMRRLCEAAGVTVLSPHKLRHSYASVMAARGVPVEVLSAQLGHSKASVTRDVYRHVYDAEREGMTFDPAPPAPREVRRITLKVKRPK; encoded by the coding sequence ATGTCAAACGGTGAACCGGTGCGGGCCAAGCGGGGGCAGGGTGAGGGTAGCTTTACGCGGCTTCCCTCTGGGCGGGTCAGATGGCGGGTCATGGTGACCACTGAGGCGGGCGAGCGGCGGCACTTTAACGGCACGGCCCGGAACATGACAGAGGCGCGTCAGGCGGTCAGCGAGGCGAAGAAGTTCAAGGATTACGGCAACTTGCCCCCGCGTGACGTGCTGACGGTTGAGCAACTGCTGAGCGAGTACATAGACACCCGCGAGAGAAGCGGTGGGCTAAAACAGAAAACCGCGTTTGACTACCGCTACTCGCTCGCCCATTACGTCATGCCCAGCCTGGGGCCGCTCAAGGCCCAGAAAGTCAGCGCCCAGCGGCTCAAGGACTTTTACACAGCCCTGGGCGAGGGGCCGCGTGGTGAGCGCACGCGGGGCAAAATACACGCCCTGCTCAGGGCCGCGTACCGCTGGGGGATGCGTGAAGGTCTGATAGATGCTGACCCGACACTGAGGGGCCGCCCTGAACGGATGACCACACGCGGCCCCGCTCGGCCTCAAGCACTGACCCCAGAGGAAGCGGTGAAGTTCTATGAAGCGGCCCGCGCTGACCGCTGGGGCTGGCCTCTGGCCTTCATGCTGGCAACCGGTACGCGCCCAGGTGAGACACTCGCGCTCAGGTGGCCTGCTGTGTCCTTTCAGCTGGACGGCTCAGCGGTGGTCAAGATCGAGCAGACACGCGGGACAATGGGGGGGACAGTCTATGAAGACACCCCAAAAACAGCGAGCGGGCTAAGGGCGGTGAAGGTCACGGGCAGCGCTGCCCAGGTGCTCAGGGATTCTCAGGCCCAGCAAGTGAGAGAAAGTCAGGCACGGCTCAGGCATAACGGGCGAGAGTACACCGTGACGCCCTACGTGTTCACCTCGCGGGCGGGGACGCCCTGGCATCCTGACAACCTCCGGCGGCCTATGCGGAGACTCTGTGAAGCGGCGGGCGTGACGGTGCTTTCACCGCACAAGCTCCGGCACTCTTACGCCTCAGTTATGGCAGCGCGGGGGGTGCCGGTGGAAGTGCTGAGCGCTCAACTGGGGCACAGTAAGGCGAGCGTGACCCGTGACGTGTACCGGCATGTGTATGACGCTGAGCGCGAGGGGATGACGTTTGACCCCGCACCCCCAGCGCCCCGCGAGGTGAGGCGGATAACCCTCAAGGTCAAGCGGCCAAAGTAA
- a CDS encoding helix-turn-helix transcriptional regulator yields the protein MKTAKDGAALGVFTGRASHLGYQTPGPTPYAARVTVREACEARGLSVYQVAMSGYAQGTVDPGTVYRLARGDTSRIDLYTLATIAGILHTLTGQRVDVGELLALEVDGKAVQSFEMADLYAWKEGR from the coding sequence ATGAAAACGGCGAAGGACGGGGCAGCGCTGGGGGTCTTCACAGGTCGGGCCTCCCATCTGGGCTACCAGACGCCCGGCCCCACGCCTTACGCGGCCCGTGTAACGGTGCGGGAAGCGTGCGAAGCGCGGGGCCTCAGCGTGTATCAGGTCGCCATGAGCGGCTATGCACAGGGCACAGTTGACCCCGGCACGGTGTACAGGCTGGCCCGTGGGGACACCTCACGCATAGACCTGTACACGCTGGCAACCATTGCGGGCATTCTGCACACCCTGACCGGGCAGCGGGTGGACGTGGGCGAGTTGCTGGCCCTCGAAGTAGACGGAAAAGCGGTGCAGTCTTTCGAGATGGCAGACCTTTACGCCTGGAAAGAGGGGCGCTGA
- a CDS encoding UbiX family flavin prenyltransferase, which produces MRLVVGVSGGSGIPYAVGVLRALNELGVETHLVVSSGAKRVMSAEGGPQLPDLTALATHVHEDRDLAASVASGSYRTDGMLIVPCSAGTLAKVAHGFADNLVSRAAHVTLKERRPLVLVVREDPLPRPMLQNLLAVHDAGATVMTASPGFYHAPGSVEELLHFVTARVLDQFRLDVPGFKRWKE; this is translated from the coding sequence ATGCGCTTGGTGGTAGGAGTCAGTGGTGGCAGCGGCATTCCGTATGCGGTGGGCGTGTTGCGTGCCCTGAACGAACTGGGCGTCGAAACGCATCTGGTGGTGTCCAGCGGCGCAAAACGGGTCATGAGTGCGGAAGGCGGGCCACAACTGCCTGACCTGACCGCGCTGGCGACCCATGTGCATGAAGACCGCGATCTGGCGGCCAGCGTCGCCAGCGGCAGTTACCGCACCGATGGAATGCTGATCGTGCCGTGCAGCGCGGGAACGCTGGCCAAAGTCGCCCACGGATTTGCCGACAATCTGGTGTCACGGGCCGCCCACGTGACCCTCAAGGAACGCCGCCCGCTGGTGCTGGTGGTGCGCGAAGACCCGTTGCCGCGCCCCATGCTGCAAAATTTGCTGGCCGTCCACGACGCCGGAGCCACCGTGATGACCGCCAGCCCCGGCTTCTATCACGCGCCGGGAAGTGTAGAGGAGTTGCTGCACTTTGTAACGGCCCGCGTGCTGGATCAGTTCCGGCTGGATGTGCCGGGGTTCAAGCGGTGGAAAGAGTGA
- a CDS encoding DUF3987 domain-containing protein, producing MTAVIADRTAARIAQVEALATGGFVLVPVPHGTKGPRVPGWNTDPAQWITTPSAAREYLRAHPGAGVGLLHSQSQTATLDLDHEGARLALAAVGVDLAALIASNPYRINGKRPDKTLWRVPDGLSLKNEALSWPDPNGKKGPGGRPAPVTVFELRGGPVQDVLPPSIHPGTGQPYTWAAAVPERVEDLPELPAELLSLWQRWGVLVPVMRAACPWAAAESPAPAPRDLARLGGATSRGGEGEGGSVIDAFNAAKTLAEVLGEQGYRGGERGPWVYPHSSSGQAGVRLRPERTPRGAEVVMSWHAVDPLGDGLPRDAFGVWALLAEDVNVYTATPEQRRELVKKAARVLGLPETRGSAGGAGAAPALSLPPVVWGDVRPLPTLTEPVPPLPAELLPQPLSEWIQAEARAAGLPLEMIAAPVLIGAGGMLAAGVKLRNAPNTPALPANLWGAVCGPPSVKKTHAVNLGAAPLNRAQRLAFEQLDAQRSALETEQGKAAAVLEALEGQLKRALKGGARAPEMPSDEELTGAREALREAEQALKPVRHVVNDPTVEKLGEILRDNPQGVTVVRDELTGWLAGFDKAGREQERAFYLEAANGTGSYTFDRLARGTVHIPLICAGVLGGIQPGPLADLLDAQRGAGDGLLQRFQVFIWPDAFPAFDQAAQREPISGAAREGAAAVLDALTTFTPESLGSTYPSGGAAPLTYTSAAQAVYDAWEVEHAAQVRDMGKGEAYRAHLGKLPGTFARLALIFHALDVAALGGEHSYPSKVGQESASLAWLWCDYLTTHARKLWREGRRMDVLDARAVLRFVERGRVCDGQKVAEVRRALSEAREAMTGPRLEAALRVLEECGAVRVEVSTPPAGKGGGRPIKTLRLHPDALTALDGSEGGEA from the coding sequence ATGACCGCTGTGATTGCTGACCGCACCGCTGCCCGTATCGCCCAAGTAGAAGCACTCGCGACGGGGGGATTTGTGCTGGTGCCGGTGCCTCACGGTACGAAAGGCCCCCGCGTGCCGGGCTGGAACACCGACCCTGCCCAGTGGATTACCACCCCAAGCGCGGCCCGTGAATATCTGAGGGCACACCCTGGGGCGGGTGTGGGCTTATTGCATTCTCAAAGTCAGACCGCCACGCTTGACCTTGACCATGAGGGCGCACGCCTCGCACTCGCGGCGGTGGGGGTTGATCTCGCGGCCCTGATCGCGTCGAACCCCTACCGGATCAACGGCAAGCGCCCAGATAAAACCCTCTGGCGCGTCCCTGACGGGCTAAGCCTGAAGAATGAGGCGCTGAGCTGGCCCGACCCTAACGGTAAGAAAGGCCCCGGCGGGCGGCCCGCCCCCGTGACTGTGTTTGAGTTGCGCGGTGGCCCCGTTCAGGACGTGCTTCCCCCCAGCATTCACCCCGGTACCGGGCAGCCGTACACCTGGGCGGCGGCAGTGCCTGAGCGCGTCGAAGACCTACCGGAACTGCCCGCTGAACTGTTGAGCCTCTGGCAGCGCTGGGGGGTACTCGTGCCGGTCATGCGTGCCGCGTGCCCCTGGGCCGCTGCTGAGTCGCCCGCCCCAGCCCCGCGTGACCTTGCCCGCCTGGGCGGGGCTACCTCGCGGGGCGGTGAGGGTGAGGGCGGGTCAGTCATTGACGCATTCAACGCGGCTAAAACGCTCGCTGAGGTATTGGGCGAGCAGGGCTACCGGGGGGGCGAGCGTGGCCCCTGGGTTTACCCCCATTCCTCAAGTGGGCAGGCGGGCGTGAGGTTACGCCCTGAGCGCACGCCTAGAGGGGCAGAGGTGGTGATGAGCTGGCACGCGGTTGACCCGCTGGGGGACGGCCTACCCCGTGACGCTTTCGGAGTGTGGGCGCTACTCGCTGAGGATGTGAACGTATACACGGCAACCCCGGAACAGCGGCGCGAGCTGGTGAAGAAAGCAGCCCGCGTGCTGGGGCTGCCTGAAACACGGGGCAGCGCTGGGGGGGCTGGGGCGGCCCCCGCCTTGAGCCTTCCTCCGGTGGTCTGGGGTGACGTGCGCCCCCTGCCCACACTGACTGAGCCGGTGCCCCCGCTGCCCGCTGAGCTGCTGCCCCAGCCCCTCAGCGAGTGGATACAGGCAGAGGCGCGGGCGGCGGGGTTGCCCCTGGAAATGATCGCGGCCCCCGTCTTGATCGGGGCGGGCGGGATGCTCGCGGCGGGGGTCAAGCTCAGGAACGCCCCCAACACCCCAGCGCTGCCCGCTAACCTCTGGGGCGCGGTGTGCGGCCCGCCCAGCGTCAAGAAAACACACGCGGTCAACCTGGGCGCGGCCCCGCTGAACCGTGCCCAGCGCCTCGCATTTGAACAGCTCGACGCCCAGCGCTCAGCCCTGGAAACGGAACAGGGTAAAGCGGCGGCGGTACTTGAGGCCCTTGAGGGGCAGCTTAAACGGGCCTTGAAGGGCGGGGCGCGTGCCCCGGAGATGCCCAGTGATGAGGAACTGACCGGGGCACGCGAGGCGCTACGCGAGGCTGAGCAGGCCCTCAAACCCGTGCGGCATGTGGTTAATGACCCAACGGTAGAGAAGCTGGGCGAGATTCTGAGAGACAACCCTCAGGGCGTCACAGTGGTACGGGATGAGCTGACGGGCTGGCTGGCCGGATTCGATAAGGCGGGCCGCGAGCAGGAACGGGCCTTTTATCTTGAGGCGGCAAACGGCACCGGCTCCTATACGTTTGACCGGCTCGCACGCGGCACCGTGCATATTCCCCTGATCTGTGCGGGGGTGCTGGGCGGCATTCAACCGGGGCCGCTCGCTGACCTGCTCGACGCCCAGCGCGGGGCGGGGGACGGCCTATTACAGCGCTTTCAGGTGTTCATCTGGCCTGACGCCTTTCCCGCGTTTGACCAAGCGGCCCAGCGCGAGCCGATTAGCGGGGCAGCGCGTGAGGGGGCGGCGGCGGTGCTCGACGCGCTGACCACGTTCACCCCTGAAAGTCTGGGCAGCACCTACCCCAGCGGTGGGGCGGCCCCACTGACCTACACCTCAGCGGCTCAGGCTGTGTATGACGCCTGGGAAGTGGAGCACGCCGCCCAGGTGCGGGACATGGGCAAGGGCGAGGCGTACCGGGCACATCTGGGCAAACTGCCGGGAACGTTTGCACGGCTCGCCCTGATTTTTCACGCCCTCGATGTGGCAGCGCTGGGTGGGGAGCACTCTTACCCCAGCAAGGTAGGGCAGGAATCTGCTTCGCTCGCTTGGCTGTGGTGCGATTACCTGACCACACATGCCCGCAAACTGTGGCGCGAGGGGCGGCGTATGGACGTGCTCGACGCCCGCGCCGTGCTGCGTTTTGTCGAACGGGGGCGCGTGTGCGATGGTCAGAAAGTGGCAGAGGTGAGGCGGGCACTCAGCGAGGCACGCGAGGCCATGACCGGCCCCAGGCTTGAGGCAGCCCTGAGGGTGCTTGAGGAATGCGGGGCGGTGCGGGTAGAGGTCAGCACGCCCCCAGCGGGCAAGGGCGGTGGGCGGCCTATCAAGACTCTGAGGCTTCACCCTGACGCGCTCACAGCGCTCGACGGCTCAGAAGGTGGTGAGGCATGA